In Halobacteriovorax sp. HLS, the following are encoded in one genomic region:
- the ruvB gene encoding Holliday junction branch migration DNA helicase RuvB — MNDERIVSNEISSEESQREIFLRPEDFSEYVGQKKVVQNIEVMVESAKIRNAAMDHALLSGPPGLGKTSLAMIIAKALGSELHVISGPAIEKKGDIAAILTNLGERDVLFIDEIHRMNISVEEILYSAMEDYRLDILIGEGPSARTMQIGIAPFTLIGATTRSGLLSSPLRDRFMAHLHFDFYNHEELSQIVENNAKKLSISLEGDVKTHMAKCSRGTPRIANRILRRVRDYAIVSKNNYISDDAVEKSLDLMDIDSYGLDRMDRKIIQVIHEYYNGGPVGIEALCATLSEDRTTIEDVYEPYLLKEGFLIRTPRGREISQKAKDHLEDFVQVK; from the coding sequence ATGAATGATGAAAGAATAGTCTCTAATGAAATATCAAGCGAAGAGTCTCAAAGAGAAATTTTTTTAAGACCGGAAGACTTTAGTGAATATGTAGGACAAAAAAAAGTTGTTCAAAATATTGAAGTGATGGTTGAGTCGGCCAAGATTCGTAACGCGGCCATGGATCATGCGCTACTTTCTGGTCCTCCTGGACTTGGTAAAACTTCACTTGCAATGATAATTGCAAAGGCCCTTGGAAGTGAATTGCACGTAATCTCAGGACCGGCAATTGAAAAGAAAGGTGATATCGCTGCTATCTTAACCAATCTTGGCGAGAGGGATGTTCTATTCATTGATGAAATTCATCGAATGAATATTTCAGTTGAAGAGATACTATATTCTGCTATGGAAGATTATAGACTAGATATTCTAATTGGAGAGGGGCCATCGGCGAGAACAATGCAAATTGGAATTGCCCCTTTCACTCTAATAGGAGCAACTACGAGGTCAGGTTTATTATCAAGTCCTCTTAGAGATAGGTTTATGGCACACCTTCATTTTGATTTCTATAATCATGAAGAACTATCACAGATAGTAGAAAATAATGCTAAAAAATTATCGATTTCATTAGAAGGTGATGTGAAAACTCATATGGCCAAGTGCTCTAGAGGTACACCTAGAATTGCAAATAGAATTCTTAGACGAGTTAGAGACTATGCAATTGTTTCGAAGAATAATTATATAAGTGATGATGCTGTTGAGAAGTCTTTAGACCTTATGGATATAGATTCTTACGGACTAGATCGAATGGATAGAAAAATTATCCAAGTAATTCACGAGTATTATAATGGTGGTCCTGTAGGAATTGAAGCTTTGTGTGCAACTCTCTCGGAAGATAGGACAACGATTGAAGATGTCTATGAACCTTACCTTTTAAAAGAAGGATTTCTAATTCGTACACCGCGAGGTAGAGAAATTTCGCAAAAAGCAAAGGATCATTTAGAAGATTTTGTGCAAGTTAAATAG
- the ruvA gene encoding Holliday junction branch migration protein RuvA: protein MIGHLQGEVLFSDGVESVILTNSGIGYQVYFHQVLPEGNVTSIFISHVIREASEELYGFRTIREKKMFELLTSVKGVGPKSAFSLASNIGVDQIINAITMDDKKTLTKAPGIGAKAAAQMILDLQNKVSKIKMYSNKTLGAQPIAATSTVSIQPEMFTQETEVESTSDHLILNDTILACKELGFKEEKVIPIAQKILGSNEITKPEQLIHLVLREV from the coding sequence ATGATTGGACATCTACAAGGTGAAGTTTTATTTAGCGATGGAGTTGAGTCCGTAATCCTTACAAATTCGGGAATAGGGTATCAAGTTTATTTTCATCAAGTTTTGCCCGAAGGTAATGTCACATCAATTTTTATCTCCCATGTTATTAGAGAGGCCAGTGAAGAGCTTTACGGATTTAGAACTATTCGTGAAAAGAAGATGTTTGAACTTCTAACTTCAGTTAAAGGTGTTGGTCCTAAATCTGCCTTCAGTCTGGCAAGCAATATTGGAGTTGATCAAATTATTAATGCGATCACTATGGATGATAAAAAAACATTGACCAAAGCTCCTGGAATTGGAGCCAAAGCAGCAGCTCAGATGATATTAGACCTTCAAAATAAAGTGTCAAAAATTAAAATGTATTCTAATAAGACACTGGGAGCTCAGCCTATAGCGGCTACTTCTACTGTAAGTATTCAGCCTGAAATGTTTACTCAGGAGACTGAAGTCGAAAGTACAAGTGATCACCTTATTCTCAACGATACGATTCTTGCTTGTAAAGAATTAGGGTTTAAAGAAGAGAAAGTTATTCCTATAGCACAGAAAATACTAGGCTCTAACGAAATAACTAAGCCTGAACAACTTATTCACCTTGTGCTTCGAGAAGTATAA
- the gcvT gene encoding glycine cleavage system aminomethyltransferase GcvT: MGLLTTSLHQVHLDLGAKMAPFAGYDMPLQYSSVKDESNAVRTNCGVFDVSHMGEFFVTGKDAIKFVDYLITNDFLSADLHKAVYSPLCREDGTTIDDLIAYKLGQERVLICVNASNIEKDWNWISSQTNSFDIELVNKSSEYSLLAVQGPKVVEIFKSIELLSDEDNMEYYSAKELNKLGEQVILARTGYTGEDGFEVFCSHDMAKNLWSKLLDKGALPCGLAARDVLRLEVCYPLYGHELNDQLTPLDAALKWTVKTQKDNFIGKAALIESKPKKRLVKLSLEKGIPREGYNILNSKDEIIGVVTSGTMSVATGKGIALGLVDSDKFPKDKAFKINIRKNNIEAIYHVKAFVTGGHK; the protein is encoded by the coding sequence ATGGGTCTTTTAACGACTTCTTTACACCAGGTTCATTTGGACTTAGGCGCAAAGATGGCCCCTTTCGCTGGTTATGATATGCCTCTTCAGTATTCGTCAGTAAAAGATGAATCAAATGCAGTTCGAACTAATTGCGGTGTATTTGATGTTTCTCACATGGGTGAATTCTTTGTAACAGGAAAAGATGCAATAAAATTTGTAGACTACCTTATTACAAATGACTTTCTGTCAGCTGACTTACATAAAGCCGTTTACTCACCTCTTTGCAGAGAAGACGGGACCACTATTGATGATTTGATAGCCTACAAGCTCGGACAAGAAAGAGTACTTATTTGCGTGAATGCTTCAAATATTGAAAAAGATTGGAACTGGATTTCTTCACAGACGAATTCTTTTGATATTGAACTTGTAAATAAGTCTTCTGAGTACTCACTATTGGCCGTACAAGGCCCAAAAGTAGTTGAAATCTTTAAAAGTATTGAACTTCTTTCGGATGAAGACAATATGGAATACTACAGTGCTAAAGAGCTTAACAAGCTTGGAGAGCAGGTTATTTTGGCAAGAACTGGTTACACTGGTGAAGATGGATTCGAAGTTTTTTGCTCCCATGATATGGCAAAGAATCTTTGGTCTAAATTACTAGATAAAGGAGCGCTTCCTTGTGGACTAGCTGCTAGAGACGTTCTTCGTCTAGAGGTATGCTACCCACTCTATGGTCACGAACTAAATGACCAACTCACCCCACTTGATGCAGCTCTGAAGTGGACTGTTAAAACTCAAAAAGATAACTTCATTGGAAAAGCCGCTCTTATAGAAAGTAAGCCTAAAAAGCGCCTTGTTAAACTTAGTCTTGAAAAAGGTATTCCAAGAGAAGGGTACAATATTCTGAACTCCAAAGATGAAATAATTGGCGTAGTTACGTCTGGAACTATGTCTGTTGCAACAGGAAAAGGTATCGCACTTGGACTTGTAGATTCGGATAAGTTTCCTAAAGATAAAGCATTTAAAATTAATATAAGAAAGAACAATATTGAAGCTATTTACCATGTAAAAGCATTCGTCACAGGAGGACACAAGTAA
- a CDS encoding bifunctional 5,10-methylenetetrahydrofolate dehydrogenase/5,10-methenyltetrahydrofolate cyclohydrolase produces MNKNETIIMKSKPLIKESVENLKNRCSALKQEGIIPTMKVILVGDNPASLLYTRNKKKFIENLGAECEIIKLPSDLKEDDFLDHVADIVSDPSVHGCFVQLPLPKHLAHINVGELIPPYKDVDGFNKFNVMNLYQGEKGEGALIPCTPKGIVTICNYYGIEIENKNITIVGRSLIVGKPLSLLLTNHNATVSLCHSKTQNLKDHTKQADIIIMAIGSAKFLTRDYLSDSKSQAIIDVGMNQDAEGKLCGDTDFHNIKDHVSAITPVPGGIGPMTILSLAQNLLQAAEKSL; encoded by the coding sequence ATGAATAAGAATGAAACTATAATAATGAAGTCGAAGCCTCTAATTAAAGAGTCTGTCGAGAACTTAAAAAATAGATGCTCAGCACTAAAGCAAGAAGGTATAATTCCTACGATGAAGGTTATTCTCGTAGGCGACAATCCAGCAAGCTTACTTTACACAAGAAATAAGAAGAAATTCATTGAAAACCTTGGTGCAGAATGCGAAATCATTAAGTTACCAAGCGATCTTAAAGAAGACGACTTCTTAGATCATGTAGCAGATATAGTAAGTGACCCAAGTGTTCACGGCTGCTTTGTTCAGCTCCCACTTCCTAAACACCTAGCGCATATAAATGTTGGAGAGCTCATTCCTCCCTATAAAGACGTTGATGGATTTAATAAGTTCAATGTTATGAATCTCTACCAAGGTGAAAAAGGTGAAGGAGCGCTTATTCCTTGTACACCAAAAGGAATTGTAACAATTTGCAATTACTACGGTATTGAAATAGAGAATAAGAATATTACAATTGTTGGTAGATCACTAATTGTCGGTAAACCCTTGAGTCTCCTACTTACTAACCACAATGCCACTGTTAGTTTATGTCACTCTAAGACACAAAACTTAAAAGATCATACCAAACAAGCTGACATTATTATCATGGCCATAGGAAGTGCGAAGTTTCTTACTAGGGACTATCTAAGTGATTCCAAATCCCAGGCCATTATCGATGTTGGAATGAATCAAGACGCCGAGGGCAAACTATGCGGCGACACCGATTTTCACAATATTAAAGATCACGTATCCGCAATCACTCCCGTTCCTGGTGGGATTGGACCGATGACGATTCTTTCTTTGGCCCAAAATCTTTTACAAGCTGCTGAAAAGAGCTTATAA
- the ruvC gene encoding crossover junction endodeoxyribonuclease RuvC, with translation MKILGIDPGSRSAGWALIEVNGRKINFLDSGTLKYAKIDNFVDRLGVIYDSINTLMLEHRPDEVSIEALIFVKSVSSLAKLAQARGAMVAAIVQTRKGKVFEYAPNLIKSTISGYGHADKAAIDKTLQMIFGELKFGSHDESDALAIALCHALNSGKQLSTKTTGRPSKGRTLKSVFKHKERTT, from the coding sequence ATGAAAATTTTGGGAATTGATCCTGGCTCTAGAAGCGCCGGATGGGCATTAATAGAAGTAAATGGCAGGAAAATTAATTTTCTAGATTCGGGAACTTTGAAGTATGCAAAAATCGACAATTTTGTGGATAGGCTTGGAGTTATTTATGACTCTATTAATACTTTGATGCTTGAGCATAGACCTGATGAAGTTTCTATTGAGGCATTGATCTTTGTAAAGAGTGTGAGTTCGTTAGCAAAATTGGCTCAGGCCAGAGGCGCTATGGTCGCTGCCATTGTACAAACAAGAAAGGGAAAAGTTTTCGAATATGCACCTAATCTCATAAAATCTACAATTAGTGGATATGGTCATGCAGATAAAGCAGCAATTGATAAAACTCTTCAAATGATATTTGGAGAATTAAAATTCGGCTCTCACGATGAGTCCGATGCTCTTGCAATTGCTCTATGTCATGCTTTAAATAGTGGAAAGCAATTATCTACAAAGACAACTGGCCGCCCGAGCAAAGGGCGAACATTAAAAAGTGTTTTTAAGCACAAGGAAAGAACAACATGA
- the gcvH gene encoding glycine cleavage system protein GcvH gives MSNNIPAELKYTKDHEWVLLEGDIVSVGITDFAQSSLGDIVFVELPEIGTELSAEDTFGVVESIKSVSDLYSPVSGEVVEANTDLEAGPEACNENPYGSWMIKLKVSSSDEYNALMSSEEYQEHCSNL, from the coding sequence ATGTCTAACAATATTCCAGCTGAGCTTAAATACACAAAAGACCATGAATGGGTACTACTTGAGGGAGATATTGTCTCTGTGGGTATTACCGACTTCGCTCAATCATCACTAGGAGATATTGTCTTCGTTGAGTTACCAGAAATTGGTACAGAGCTTTCGGCCGAAGATACTTTTGGAGTTGTAGAGTCAATTAAATCTGTGAGTGATCTCTACTCGCCTGTATCAGGAGAAGTAGTGGAAGCAAATACTGATCTTGAAGCTGGTCCTGAAGCTTGTAACGAAAATCCATATGGTTCTTGGATGATTAAACTTAAAGTTTCATCATCTGATGAATACAACGCTTTAATGTCTTCAGAAGAATATCAAGAACATTGTTCAAATTTATAA
- a CDS encoding substrate-binding domain-containing protein encodes MKVKLIFLFFCISLNISSKEKIYKFAIIAKNSEQKFYKEVQKGCERRAAELKNVECIFPKTKSANHLVQERILMELYNSDIDGIAMAVINSDYTEKSLEKYLRKDVPLITFDADFSKKVLTKNQTIRKAYIGTNNYQLGKTLAELFYKDKPIPKEYCVLSGNRIADNLNQRVKGFVETLTKLDKKKYYIHNERCPVYSYEKSDKSLSFFRKILRLQTEDKLVPSVIIMGTIAQEDEAKFRAMITESGKKKSELNIYSIDTIQNQLNLLKDGYLKGLVGQKPEEMGSRSIDLLFSIKKGVKVKELNYTDLNICTRSNYLTCTKSSK; translated from the coding sequence ATGAAAGTTAAACTTATATTTCTATTCTTCTGCATTTCTTTAAATATCTCTTCAAAAGAGAAAATTTATAAATTTGCGATTATTGCTAAAAACTCTGAACAAAAATTCTATAAAGAAGTTCAAAAAGGGTGTGAAAGAAGAGCTGCTGAACTAAAGAATGTAGAATGTATATTCCCAAAAACAAAATCGGCCAACCACCTAGTTCAAGAAAGAATACTAATGGAGCTATACAATAGTGATATTGATGGAATTGCTATGGCGGTCATTAATTCTGATTACACCGAAAAGTCTTTGGAAAAGTACTTAAGAAAAGATGTTCCTCTCATTACATTTGATGCTGATTTTTCTAAGAAGGTTTTAACTAAGAATCAGACCATTCGAAAGGCCTATATCGGTACCAACAACTACCAACTAGGAAAAACTTTAGCCGAATTATTTTATAAAGATAAACCTATTCCAAAAGAATACTGTGTTCTTAGTGGAAATAGGATTGCGGACAACTTAAATCAAAGAGTGAAAGGTTTTGTAGAAACTCTAACTAAGCTTGATAAAAAGAAATACTATATTCACAATGAAAGATGCCCTGTTTATAGTTATGAAAAATCAGATAAGTCTCTTAGCTTTTTTAGAAAAATATTGCGTCTACAAACTGAGGACAAGCTTGTACCGAGTGTTATTATAATGGGAACTATAGCTCAAGAGGATGAAGCTAAGTTTAGAGCAATGATCACAGAAAGCGGTAAGAAGAAATCTGAATTGAATATATATTCAATAGATACCATTCAAAACCAATTGAATCTTTTAAAGGATGGTTACCTAAAGGGACTAGTTGGTCAAAAGCCTGAAGAAATGGGAAGTAGATCCATTGATTTACTATTCAGTATAAAAAAGGGAGTTAAAGTCAAAGAACTTAATTATACTGACTTAAATATCTGCACTCGAAGTAACTATTTAACTTGCACAAAATCTTCTAAATGA
- the lpxC gene encoding UDP-3-O-acyl-N-acetylglucosamine deacetylase, with amino-acid sequence MIYQRTIAKKVEVTGIGIHSGRKVTMNLYPAEADYGIQFKRVDLKDAPVLKADAMSVGATENNTTIGAGLNAVHTVEHLLSVLYGLGINNVFIEIDGPEVPIMDGSGASFVFLLKETGLQTLNKSKKFLVVLEPVKVQVGDKWALIEPASKLIIDSTIVFTHPLIKSQTKTFEFSCENYIKEIGRARTFGLLRDVDMLKRKGLIKGGSLDNAIVLDDFKVMNNDGLRFKDEFVRHKILDTIGDISLLGHEVAAKITTYKSGHNLHNLLCRKLLETPSAYEIVSANSLQKEAVEAFDLPQNIFPVFA; translated from the coding sequence ATGATCTATCAACGCACAATAGCTAAGAAAGTTGAAGTAACTGGAATAGGGATTCACTCTGGTCGAAAAGTGACTATGAACCTTTATCCAGCTGAGGCTGACTATGGCATTCAATTCAAGCGAGTTGATTTAAAAGACGCACCTGTTTTAAAAGCAGATGCTATGTCTGTTGGTGCGACTGAGAACAATACTACAATTGGTGCCGGTCTTAACGCTGTTCACACTGTTGAGCATTTATTATCAGTTCTCTACGGTCTTGGTATAAACAATGTCTTTATTGAAATTGATGGTCCAGAAGTCCCAATTATGGATGGCTCAGGAGCATCATTTGTATTTCTACTTAAAGAGACAGGGCTGCAAACACTTAATAAATCTAAGAAATTTCTAGTTGTACTAGAACCTGTAAAAGTACAGGTCGGAGATAAGTGGGCACTTATTGAGCCTGCATCCAAGTTAATAATTGATTCTACTATCGTCTTTACGCACCCTCTAATAAAGAGCCAAACAAAGACTTTTGAGTTTTCTTGTGAAAACTACATTAAAGAAATTGGACGAGCTAGAACATTTGGTCTTTTAAGAGATGTTGATATGCTTAAGAGAAAGGGCCTAATTAAAGGTGGATCTCTTGATAATGCTATTGTTTTGGATGATTTTAAAGTTATGAATAACGATGGTCTACGCTTTAAAGATGAATTTGTAAGACATAAAATCCTGGATACGATTGGCGATATTAGCCTACTAGGTCACGAAGTTGCGGCCAAGATCACGACTTATAAATCTGGTCACAATCTACATAATCTACTTTGTAGAAAGCTACTAGAAACTCCATCAGCTTATGAAATAGTATCTGCAAACTCTCTACAAAAAGAAGCTGTAGAAGCTTTTGATCTTCCTCAAAATATTTTCCCTGTTTTTGCTTAA
- a CDS encoding PleD family two-component system response regulator: protein MIDKTISILLVEDTKSVSEQMINDLKLLGFSGEIRLCETIKDSKIALSRKMFDLIICDWNLPDGEGVELLKLLRENPKGKEIPYLMCTTVDEIGKILEAVQLGASEYLVKPWTQEELFSKIEFTWSKHH from the coding sequence ATGATAGATAAAACGATTTCAATACTTCTAGTTGAAGATACTAAATCAGTTAGCGAGCAAATGATTAACGATTTAAAACTATTAGGGTTCAGCGGAGAGATACGTCTTTGTGAGACAATAAAAGACTCTAAAATAGCCCTTTCTAGGAAAATGTTTGATTTAATTATTTGCGATTGGAACCTTCCTGATGGAGAAGGTGTGGAGTTGCTAAAGCTTCTTAGAGAAAATCCTAAAGGAAAAGAGATACCGTATCTGATGTGTACAACAGTGGATGAAATTGGAAAGATTCTCGAGGCCGTTCAGCTAGGAGCAAGTGAGTACCTAGTAAAACCTTGGACTCAAGAAGAGCTTTTCTCTAAGATCGAATTCACTTGGTCCAAGCATCATTAG
- a CDS encoding hotdog fold thioesterase, which translates to MSIWFGQYDLESINAKGKNSMSGNLGIEVSRIFENGIVGEMPVSEKTKQPFGLLHGGASCVLAETLGSIASNMIIDTDLFAAVGQSINASHIKSASEGEVKGVCTAIHIGKKSHVWEINIYNEEDEIVCASRLTMAIIKKN; encoded by the coding sequence ATGTCAATTTGGTTTGGTCAATATGATCTAGAAAGTATCAATGCAAAGGGAAAAAATAGTATGAGTGGCAATCTAGGAATAGAAGTGTCCCGTATTTTTGAAAATGGAATTGTTGGAGAGATGCCGGTCTCTGAGAAGACAAAACAGCCATTTGGCCTTCTTCATGGAGGTGCTTCATGTGTTTTGGCCGAAACACTAGGAAGTATTGCTTCAAATATGATTATTGATACTGATCTCTTCGCAGCGGTAGGACAATCAATTAACGCCAGTCATATCAAAAGTGCAAGTGAAGGTGAAGTTAAGGGAGTTTGTACTGCCATTCATATTGGAAAAAAGAGCCATGTTTGGGAAATCAATATTTATAATGAAGAAGACGAAATTGTTTGTGCTAGCAGACTTACGATGGCAATTATCAAAAAGAACTAG
- a CDS encoding ChaN family lipoprotein — translation MKILFAFLLTLNSFAAIRAVYNTQTRDYIEYERFITQLPDAGHIVLGEFHNIKEIQSAQAKIIKDKIKAEDAYSTAQIMWEFINFTDQENINSTYQQFLKRSISAEEFVTKISGKQNISYTPILELTALTGRAPIALNLPREIKKQAMEGGIDSIDPIFVPSHHYLGGDDYLSRFREAMGGHAPEDMIQKYFLAQCLTDSVMSDKANTSHLGLSFIIAGSFHTDFYDGTVARLKKISSEQVTTIKLTNTEMFQEDFLLENQNYGFYADFIVITD, via the coding sequence ATGAAAATATTATTTGCATTTCTACTTACACTTAATTCTTTTGCGGCGATTAGAGCTGTCTACAATACTCAAACTCGAGACTATATTGAATACGAAAGATTCATAACTCAATTACCTGATGCTGGACATATCGTACTTGGGGAATTTCATAATATTAAAGAGATTCAAAGCGCACAAGCAAAAATCATTAAAGACAAAATTAAGGCCGAAGATGCTTACAGCACTGCTCAGATTATGTGGGAGTTTATTAATTTCACTGATCAGGAAAATATAAATTCAACTTATCAACAATTTCTTAAACGCTCAATTAGCGCTGAAGAGTTTGTAACAAAGATATCGGGCAAACAAAATATTTCCTATACTCCAATTTTAGAGCTAACTGCACTAACAGGAAGAGCCCCGATCGCACTGAACTTACCTAGAGAAATAAAGAAACAGGCCATGGAAGGAGGAATAGATTCAATAGACCCAATATTTGTTCCATCTCACCACTATCTTGGAGGAGATGATTATCTTTCTCGCTTTAGAGAGGCCATGGGCGGACACGCACCAGAAGACATGATTCAAAAATACTTTCTTGCTCAATGTCTTACAGATTCAGTTATGTCTGACAAGGCCAATACTTCTCACTTAGGACTGAGCTTTATTATTGCAGGTTCTTTTCATACTGACTTTTATGATGGAACTGTCGCTCGACTTAAGAAAATTAGTTCTGAGCAAGTTACAACAATCAAACTTACAAACACAGAAATGTTTCAAGAAGATTTTCTTTTAGAAAACCAAAACTATGGATTCTACGCTGACTTTATTGTCATTACCGACTAA